One genomic segment of Thalassospiraceae bacterium LMO-SO8 includes these proteins:
- a CDS encoding DUF1467 family protein, which translates to MSWQTGLAVYFVIWWIALFAVLPWGVRRVDPADLNPGEDPGSPAKPRILLKFAATSVLAGIIFAGFYWLHESGLVSFRQ; encoded by the coding sequence ATGAGCTGGCAAACCGGCCTTGCCGTCTATTTCGTGATTTGGTGGATCGCGCTGTTCGCGGTGCTGCCCTGGGGCGTGCGCCGGGTCGATCCGGCGGACCTCAACCCGGGCGAGGACCCGGGATCGCCGGCCAAGCCGCGAATCCTGTTGAAGTTCGCCGCCACCTCGGTGCTTGCCGGAATCATCTTCGCGGGCTTCTACTGGCTGCACGAATCCGGGCTGGTCAGCTTCCGTCAATAG
- the mce gene encoding methylmalonyl-CoA epimerase, giving the protein MIGKLNHVAIAVPDLAAATATYRDTLGAKVSPPQPEPDHGVTVVFVELDNTKIELLHPLGEGSPIQGFLDKNPSGGIHHVCYEVDDILASRDHLKEQGARVLGGGEPKIGAHGKPVLFLHPKDFNGTLIELEQA; this is encoded by the coding sequence ATGATCGGAAAACTGAACCACGTGGCCATCGCCGTGCCCGATCTGGCCGCCGCGACCGCGACCTACCGCGATACCCTGGGCGCCAAGGTCTCGCCACCACAGCCGGAGCCCGACCACGGCGTCACCGTGGTGTTCGTCGAGCTGGACAACACCAAGATCGAACTGCTGCATCCCCTGGGCGAAGGCTCGCCCATCCAGGGCTTCCTCGACAAGAACCCGTCGGGGGGCATTCATCACGTGTGTTACGAGGTCGATGACATTCTGGCCTCCCGCGACCATTTGAAGGAGCAGGGGGCCCGCGTGCTGGGCGGCGGCGAACCCAAGATCGGCGCCCATGGCAAGCCGGTTCTGTTCCTGCATCCCAAGGATTTCAACGGCACCCTCATCGAACTGGAACAGGCCTAA
- a CDS encoding proline--tRNA ligase: MRLSRFFMPTMKETPADAQIASHRLMLRAGMVRQSSAGIYSWLPLGYRVLKNITRIVEEEQDAIGCQQVLMPTIQPAELWRQSGRYDAYGPEMLRITDRHERDMLYGPTNEEQITQIFADAVRSYRDLPKMLYHIQWKFRDEVRPRFGVMRGREFLMKDAYSFDLDYEGARKSYQKHFVSYLKTYARMGLKAIPMAADTGPIGGDMSHEFLILADTGESEIACHKDFLDNNWLDGVDFDGDLSSVVETFTGKYAATDEKRDPAAEAALGDDLITARGIEVGHIFYFGKKYSEPMGAKVTGPDGQEIVCEMGSYGIGVSRLVGAIIEASHDDAGIIWPEAVAPFRIGLINLRSGDAACDAACQDMYEQLLGAGQDVLYDDRDERAGGKFADMDLIGLPWQLIAGPRGLEKGMVELKNRATGERVEISRESALARLTQG; encoded by the coding sequence ATGCGCCTTTCCCGCTTTTTCATGCCGACCATGAAGGAAACGCCCGCCGACGCCCAGATCGCGTCGCATCGCCTGATGCTGCGCGCGGGCATGGTGCGCCAGTCTTCGGCGGGGATCTATTCCTGGCTGCCGCTGGGCTATCGGGTACTCAAGAACATCACCCGCATCGTCGAGGAGGAACAGGATGCGATCGGCTGCCAGCAGGTTCTGATGCCGACCATCCAGCCGGCGGAACTGTGGCGGCAGTCGGGACGTTACGACGCCTACGGGCCTGAGATGCTGCGCATCACCGACCGCCACGAGCGGGACATGCTCTACGGGCCGACCAACGAGGAGCAGATCACCCAGATCTTCGCCGACGCCGTGCGCTCCTACCGCGACCTGCCGAAGATGCTCTATCACATCCAGTGGAAGTTCCGCGACGAAGTGCGGCCCCGCTTCGGGGTCATGCGCGGGCGCGAATTCCTGATGAAGGACGCCTATTCCTTCGACCTGGATTATGAAGGTGCCAGAAAGTCTTATCAGAAACATTTTGTGTCTTACTTGAAGACCTATGCGCGGATGGGGTTGAAGGCCATTCCCATGGCGGCGGACACCGGGCCGATCGGCGGCGACATGAGCCACGAGTTCCTGATCCTGGCCGATACGGGCGAAAGCGAGATCGCCTGCCACAAGGATTTCCTCGACAACAACTGGCTCGACGGCGTCGATTTCGACGGCGACCTGAGCAGTGTGGTCGAGACCTTCACCGGCAAGTACGCCGCGACGGATGAAAAGCGCGACCCGGCGGCCGAAGCGGCCTTGGGCGACGACCTGATCACCGCCCGGGGGATCGAGGTCGGGCACATCTTCTATTTCGGCAAGAAATATTCCGAGCCCATGGGCGCCAAGGTCACCGGCCCCGACGGCCAGGAAATCGTCTGCGAGATGGGGTCCTACGGCATCGGCGTGTCGCGCCTTGTCGGCGCCATTATCGAGGCGTCCCATGACGATGCGGGCATCATCTGGCCCGAAGCGGTGGCCCCGTTCCGTATCGGTCTGATCAACCTGCGTTCGGGCGACGCGGCCTGCGACGCGGCCTGCCAGGACATGTACGAACAGCTTTTGGGCGCCGGGCAGGACGTTCTCTACGACGACCGCGACGAACGGGCCGGCGGCAAGTTCGCCGACATGGACCTGATCGGCCTGCCGTGGCAGCTCATCGCCGGGCCGCGCGGCCTGGAAAAGGGCATGGTCGAACTGAAGAACCGGGCGACCGGCGAACGCGTGGAAATCAGCCGAGAATCGGCCCTCGCGCGTCTGACGCAAGGATGA
- a CDS encoding NADH-quinone oxidoreductase subunit M: MDWPILSLVTFLPLVGVALIAFIPADNPENSRRVALWVSGGTFVVSLLIWFNFDRTTAAMQFVEEAAWMPIAGISYRVGIDGISMLFVLLTTLLTPLCILASWESIKVRVKEYMIAFLILETFMVGMFVALDLFLFYIFFEAVLIPMFIIIGVWGGPRRIYASFKMFLYTLLGSVLMLLAMLAMYFDAGTTDITKLLVHDFPSALEPWLWLAFFASFAIKMPMWPVHTWLPDAHVEAPTAGSVILAGVLLKFGGYGFLRFSLPMFPEASVMFTPLIYTLSIIAVIYTSLVALAQEDMKKLIAYSSVAHMGFVTIGAFTMTVQGVEGAIYQMLSHGVVSAALFLIVGVVYDREHSREITHYGGLVERMPVYGITFMLFMLASVGLPGTGGFVGEFLVLLGAFQANSWVAALAATGVILGAVYMLYLYRRIIFGKLTKEHLSKILDMDKREIAVFAPLVVVTLWMGIYPSSFLDVMHVSVENLLKHVETALAAAGHSNLAGR; this comes from the coding sequence ATGGATTGGCCCATTCTATCGCTGGTCACCTTCCTTCCGCTTGTCGGCGTGGCGCTGATTGCGTTTATTCCGGCGGACAACCCGGAAAATTCGCGGCGCGTGGCGTTGTGGGTGTCGGGCGGCACGTTCGTCGTGTCGCTGTTGATCTGGTTCAACTTCGACCGCACCACGGCGGCCATGCAGTTCGTCGAGGAAGCGGCCTGGATGCCCATCGCCGGCATTTCCTACCGCGTCGGCATCGACGGCATTTCCATGCTGTTCGTGCTGCTGACCACGCTGTTGACGCCGCTTTGCATCCTGGCCAGCTGGGAATCGATCAAGGTCCGTGTGAAGGAATACATGATCGCCTTCCTGATCCTGGAAACCTTCATGGTCGGCATGTTCGTCGCGCTCGACCTGTTCCTGTTCTACATCTTCTTCGAAGCGGTCCTGATCCCGATGTTCATCATCATCGGCGTGTGGGGCGGCCCCAGGCGCATCTACGCCTCGTTCAAGATGTTTCTCTACACGCTGCTGGGCTCGGTGCTGATGCTGCTGGCCATGCTGGCCATGTACTTCGACGCCGGCACCACGGACATCACCAAGTTGTTGGTGCATGACTTCCCGTCCGCGCTCGAACCCTGGCTGTGGCTGGCCTTCTTCGCGTCCTTCGCGATCAAGATGCCGATGTGGCCGGTGCATACCTGGCTGCCCGATGCCCACGTCGAAGCCCCCACGGCGGGCTCGGTCATCCTGGCCGGCGTGCTGCTGAAGTTCGGCGGCTACGGTTTCCTGCGCTTCTCCCTGCCCATGTTCCCCGAAGCCAGCGTCATGTTCACGCCGCTGATCTACACCCTGTCGATCATCGCGGTGATCTACACCTCCCTGGTCGCCCTGGCGCAGGAAGACATGAAGAAGCTGATCGCCTATTCGTCGGTCGCCCACATGGGCTTCGTGACCATCGGCGCCTTCACCATGACGGTGCAGGGGGTCGAGGGCGCGATCTACCAGATGCTCAGCCACGGCGTCGTGTCGGCGGCCCTGTTCCTGATCGTCGGCGTCGTCTACGACCGTGAGCATTCGCGTGAGATCACCCATTACGGCGGACTGGTCGAACGCATGCCGGTCTACGGCATCACCTTCATGCTGTTCATGCTGGCCTCCGTCGGCTTGCCGGGCACGGGTGGGTTCGTCGGCGAATTCCTGGTCCTTTTGGGCGCCTTCCAGGCCAATTCCTGGGTCGCGGCGCTGGCCGCCACGGGCGTCATCCTGGGGGCCGTCTATATGCTGTACCTCTACCGCCGGATCATCTTCGGCAAGCTGACCAAAGAACACCTGAGCAAAATCCTCGACATGGACAAGCGCGAGATCGCGGTGTTCGCGCCGCTTGTCGTCGTTACCCTGTGGATGGGGATTTATCCGTCATCGTTCCTTGACGTCATGCATGTGTCCGTCGAAAACCTGCTGAAGCATGTTGAAACGGCATTGGCCGCGGCCGGCCATTCCAATCTGGCCGGGCGCTAA
- a CDS encoding biotin--[acetyl-CoA-carboxylase] ligase produces MDAPRLPSLFTLVELDTVDSTNAEARRRAEQGAESAPEGTLIWAAEQTAGRGRRGRTWVSPKGNFYASIILRPDVPLRDAAQFGFVASLAVFDAIGSLAQPGTEAHTKWPNDVLISGRKVAGILLEAQGAASADAKPDFVIVGVGVNLRSFPEDVEFPATSMLDEGATVLVPEFLESFGRHFLAWTRIWVDEGFERLRKNWLWRCDQVGKEVEVRLANETLTGTFKDLDDSGALILETPSGPRTITAGDVFFPQSQDA; encoded by the coding sequence ATGGACGCGCCAAGACTCCCGTCACTGTTCACCCTTGTCGAACTCGACACGGTCGACAGCACCAATGCGGAAGCCCGACGCCGGGCCGAGCAGGGGGCCGAATCCGCGCCCGAGGGCACCCTGATCTGGGCCGCCGAGCAGACCGCCGGACGGGGCCGCCGGGGCCGCACCTGGGTCAGCCCCAAGGGTAATTTCTACGCTTCCATCATTTTGCGCCCGGACGTGCCGCTTCGGGATGCGGCGCAGTTCGGTTTCGTCGCCTCGCTCGCCGTGTTTGACGCCATCGGCAGCCTGGCCCAGCCGGGCACGGAAGCCCATACCAAATGGCCCAACGACGTCCTGATTTCCGGGCGCAAGGTCGCGGGCATTCTGCTGGAGGCCCAGGGCGCCGCGTCCGCCGACGCGAAGCCCGATTTCGTCATCGTCGGCGTCGGCGTCAACCTGCGCAGCTTCCCTGAGGATGTGGAGTTCCCCGCGACGTCCATGTTGGACGAGGGGGCGACCGTTCTGGTGCCAGAATTTCTTGAAAGCTTCGGGCGGCACTTCCTGGCCTGGACCCGCATCTGGGTCGACGAGGGGTTTGAGCGCCTGCGCAAGAACTGGCTGTGGCGCTGCGACCAGGTCGGCAAGGAGGTCGAAGTGCGGCTTGCCAACGAAACCCTGACAGGCACCTTCAAGGACCTGGACGACAGCGGCGCGTTGATCCTGGAAACGCCCTCGGGCCCGCGCACGATCACCGCCGGCGACGTCTTTTTCCCGCAAAGCCAGGACGCCTAA
- a CDS encoding ribonuclease J produces the protein MTGPAKPKKAKSKTAKSTPNGNELVFVALGGAGEIGMNLNLYGYGPPGEERWIMLDLGVTFSDGWPPGVDVIMADPSFIEERADQLDGLVLTHAHEDHLGAVQYLWDRFKCPIFATPFTAHILARKLAEPGWEDDADVTVVPLQGTFSVGPFELELITLTHSIPEPNAVVVRTPLGTVLHTGDWKFDPDPVIGDVSDQAALRALGDDGVLAMVCDSTNVFSPGQSGSEGEILDSMTEVIAGCPGRVAVACFATNVARLETIARAAQETGRQVVLAGRSLWRIQSAARENGYLADVPAFLDEGDADSLPDDKVLIICTGSQGEPRAALSRIASGDHPRISLGEGDWVIFSSREIPGNETSIARLQNDLVARGVRIITSRDAFVHVSGHPNRDELSHMYQLVRPRYAVPVHGELRHLHEHARLARECQVEAAIVAPNGTMTRLAPGPLDVVDHVPTGRLALIGGRLVPMEGNLIKERIRGVWHGVVTVTVAVDDGGLAEEPQITTLGISEDEDNDPVVDAAREAAINAVRSLPPRKLADDAAVIEAVRLAVRRTFRGQLDMKPVTTVHLVRI, from the coding sequence ATGACCGGGCCGGCAAAGCCGAAGAAGGCGAAATCGAAAACGGCCAAATCGACCCCGAACGGCAACGAACTGGTGTTCGTCGCCCTGGGCGGCGCCGGCGAGATCGGCATGAACCTGAACCTTTACGGCTACGGCCCGCCAGGGGAGGAGCGCTGGATCATGCTCGACCTGGGGGTGACCTTTTCCGACGGCTGGCCGCCGGGGGTGGACGTCATCATGGCCGATCCGTCGTTCATCGAGGAGCGCGCGGATCAGCTCGACGGTCTGGTGCTGACGCATGCCCACGAAGATCACCTGGGCGCCGTGCAGTACCTGTGGGACCGTTTCAAGTGTCCGATCTTCGCGACGCCGTTCACGGCCCATATCCTGGCCCGCAAGCTGGCCGAACCGGGCTGGGAGGACGACGCCGACGTTACCGTCGTGCCGTTGCAGGGCACGTTCTCGGTCGGGCCGTTCGAACTGGAACTGATCACGCTGACCCATTCCATCCCCGAACCCAACGCCGTGGTCGTGCGCACGCCCTTGGGCACCGTGCTGCACACGGGCGACTGGAAGTTCGACCCCGACCCGGTGATCGGCGACGTATCGGACCAGGCGGCCCTGCGCGCCCTGGGCGACGACGGCGTGCTGGCCATGGTCTGCGATTCCACCAACGTGTTTTCACCGGGACAGTCCGGGTCCGAGGGCGAGATTTTGGACAGCATGACTGAGGTCATCGCCGGCTGTCCGGGCCGGGTCGCCGTGGCCTGCTTCGCGACCAACGTGGCGCGGCTGGAAACCATCGCCCGCGCGGCCCAGGAAACGGGCCGCCAGGTCGTCCTGGCCGGGCGTTCCCTGTGGCGCATCCAGAGTGCAGCCCGCGAGAACGGATACCTGGCCGATGTGCCGGCGTTTCTCGACGAAGGCGACGCCGACAGCCTGCCCGACGACAAGGTCCTGATCATCTGCACGGGCAGCCAGGGGGAGCCCCGGGCCGCCCTGTCCCGCATCGCTTCCGGCGATCATCCGCGCATTTCCTTGGGCGAAGGGGACTGGGTGATCTTCTCATCCCGGGAAATTCCCGGCAACGAGACCTCGATTGCCCGCTTGCAGAACGATCTGGTGGCGCGCGGCGTGCGGATCATCACCTCGCGCGACGCCTTCGTTCATGTCTCGGGCCACCCCAACCGGGACGAATTATCGCATATGTACCAACTGGTGCGGCCGCGCTATGCGGTGCCGGTGCATGGCGAATTGCGCCACCTGCACGAACACGCGCGCCTGGCCCGCGAATGCCAGGTCGAGGCGGCGATCGTCGCCCCCAACGGCACCATGACCCGCCTGGCGCCGGGGCCGCTCGACGTCGTCGATCATGTGCCGACGGGCCGCCTGGCCCTGATCGGCGGCCGGCTGGTGCCCATGGAAGGCAATCTCATCAAGGAACGCATCCGCGGCGTGTGGCATGGCGTGGTCACGGTGACGGTGGCCGTCGACGACGGCGGTCTGGCCGAGGAGCCGCAGATCACCACGCTCGGCATTTCCGAGGACGAGGACAACGACCCGGTGGTCGATGCCGCCCGCGAGGCCGCGATCAACGCCGTGCGGTCCCTGCCGCCGCGCAAGCTGGCCGACGACGCGGCCGTCATCGAGGCCGTGCGCCTGGCCGTGCGGCGGACGTTCCGCGGACAATTGGACATGAAGCCCGTGACAACGGTGCATTTGGTGCGTATCTGA
- a CDS encoding type III pantothenate kinase, translating to MLLAIDSGNTNIVFAVFGDDGAMKGSWRANSKLERTKDEHAVWLRPLMEMNGIDPDGITHAILATVVPNNRFPLVGLCRDYFGIDPLVVGDANVDLGIKVLVDRPEQVGADRLVNTVAAHAKYGGPLIIVDFGTATTFDVIDGQGSYMGGVISPGINLSLEALHQAAAKLPLISIERPDRVIGRDTVTAMQSGVFWGYVGLIEGIVRRIQLETGADARVIATGGLAPLFLDATQAIELVDGTLTLDGLYMIHRNNTA from the coding sequence ATGCTGCTGGCAATCGATTCCGGAAACACCAACATCGTCTTCGCCGTGTTCGGCGACGACGGCGCGATGAAGGGCTCCTGGCGCGCCAATTCCAAGCTGGAGCGCACCAAGGACGAACACGCCGTCTGGCTGCGCCCGCTCATGGAAATGAACGGCATCGACCCCGACGGGATAACTCACGCCATCCTGGCCACGGTGGTGCCCAACAACCGCTTTCCCCTGGTCGGGCTGTGCCGCGACTATTTCGGGATCGACCCCCTGGTGGTCGGCGACGCGAATGTCGATCTCGGCATCAAGGTGCTGGTCGACCGTCCCGAACAGGTCGGGGCCGACCGTTTGGTCAACACGGTGGCCGCCCATGCCAAATACGGCGGGCCGCTGATCATCGTCGATTTCGGCACGGCGACGACGTTCGATGTGATCGACGGGCAGGGCAGTTACATGGGCGGCGTCATATCGCCCGGCATCAACCTGTCCCTGGAAGCCCTGCATCAGGCGGCGGCCAAGCTGCCGCTGATCAGTATCGAGCGGCCGGACAGGGTGATCGGCCGCGACACCGTCACCGCCATGCAGTCGGGCGTGTTCTGGGGCTATGTCGGCCTGATCGAAGGCATCGTGCGGCGTATCCAGCTGGAAACGGGGGCCGACGCCCGCGTGATCGCGACCGGCGGTCTGGCCCCCCTGTTCCTTGACGCGACCCAGGCCATCGAACTGGTGGACGGCACATTGACCCTGGACGGGCTGTACATGATCCACCGGAACAACACGGCATGA
- the nuoN gene encoding NADH-quinone oxidoreductase subunit NuoN — MSIDQIIPALPEIFVACMIMALLMLGVFQKGALADQDVKSFRLISGLSVGVLGLTILLVVMLADRQLMAFNNMFVVDGFATYAKVLVLIASGCAIVLSAGYMERNGVARFEYAVLVVFATLGMMMMISANDLISLYMGLEMQSLSLYVIASFQRDDQRSTEAGLKYFVLGALASGMLLYGASMVYGFSGTTNFSVLADLLKGGTPSVGLVVGIVFVVAGLAFKVSAVPFHMWTPDVYEGAPTPVTAFFAVAPKIAALALFTRVMMEPFGEAADSWRQVIIFISVASMILGAVAAVAQKNIKRLMAYSSIGHVGYALIGLCVANETGVRGILVYLAIYLVMNVGAFACILCMKRGDRMVEQISDLAGMSKTHPTIAFAFLVFMFSMAGVPPLAGFFAKLYIFWAAVDAGLMAVAIIGVLTSVIGAFYYLRIVRVMYFEDAEDPLDAGVSRELKILIGVTAFIICFFFIQPNLILEPAAAAAKALLAG; from the coding sequence ATGTCGATCGATCAAATCATTCCGGCCCTGCCCGAAATCTTCGTCGCCTGCATGATCATGGCGCTGCTGATGCTGGGCGTGTTCCAAAAGGGCGCGCTCGCCGATCAGGACGTGAAAAGCTTCCGCCTGATTTCCGGGCTTTCCGTGGGCGTGCTGGGCCTGACCATCCTGCTGGTCGTGATGCTGGCCGACCGCCAGTTGATGGCCTTCAACAACATGTTCGTCGTCGACGGCTTCGCGACCTATGCCAAGGTCCTGGTGCTGATCGCGTCCGGCTGCGCCATCGTGCTGTCGGCGGGCTATATGGAACGCAACGGCGTGGCGCGGTTCGAATACGCCGTGCTGGTCGTGTTCGCGACCCTCGGCATGATGATGATGATCTCGGCCAACGACCTGATCTCGCTCTACATGGGGCTGGAGATGCAGTCGCTGTCGCTCTACGTCATCGCCTCGTTCCAGCGCGACGATCAGCGGTCGACGGAAGCGGGCTTGAAGTACTTCGTTCTCGGCGCCCTGGCGTCGGGCATGCTGCTGTACGGCGCCTCCATGGTCTACGGGTTCTCCGGCACCACCAATTTCTCGGTCCTCGCCGATCTGTTGAAGGGCGGGACGCCCTCGGTCGGCCTAGTCGTCGGCATCGTCTTCGTGGTCGCGGGGCTGGCCTTCAAGGTTTCGGCCGTGCCGTTCCACATGTGGACGCCCGACGTCTACGAAGGGGCGCCGACGCCGGTCACGGCCTTCTTCGCCGTGGCGCCCAAGATCGCCGCCCTGGCGCTGTTCACCCGGGTGATGATGGAGCCCTTCGGCGAGGCCGCCGACAGTTGGCGTCAGGTCATCATCTTCATCTCCGTCGCCTCGATGATCCTGGGCGCGGTCGCCGCCGTGGCGCAGAAGAACATCAAGCGCCTGATGGCCTACAGCTCCATCGGCCATGTCGGCTATGCCCTGATCGGGCTGTGCGTCGCCAACGAGACGGGCGTGCGCGGCATCCTGGTCTATCTCGCGATCTATCTGGTGATGAACGTCGGCGCCTTCGCCTGCATTCTGTGCATGAAGCGGGGCGACCGCATGGTCGAACAGATTTCCGATCTGGCGGGCATGTCCAAGACCCATCCGACCATCGCCTTCGCGTTCCTGGTCTTCATGTTTTCCATGGCCGGTGTGCCGCCGTTGGCGGGCTTCTTCGCCAAGCTTTACATCTTCTGGGCGGCCGTTGATGCCGGCCTGATGGCGGTCGCGATCATCGGCGTTCTGACCAGCGTCATCGGCGCGTTCTATTACCTGCGCATCGTGCGGGTGATGTACTTCGAGGATGCCGAGGACCCGCTGGACGCCGGCGTCAGCCGTGAATTGAAGATCCTGATCGGCGTCACCGCCTTCATCATCTGTTTCTTCTTCATCCAGCCGAATCTGATTCTGGAACCCGCGGCGGCGGCGGCGAAAGCCCTCCTTGCAGGGTAG